Proteins from a single region of Paenibacillus sp.:
- a CDS encoding DNA-binding protein, giving the protein MNVFGDWNLKVKKTFNATSNEVVLTVMEAGGILGLSKDQMKVFVDKNNLTKVPIMRSVHRYLLLKSEIDEIAAVRSAR; this is encoded by the coding sequence ATGAACGTATTTGGAGACTGGAACCTGAAAGTAAAAAAGACGTTTAATGCAACGAGCAATGAAGTCGTATTGACCGTCATGGAGGCAGGCGGAATACTCGGCCTCTCCAAAGACCAGATGAAGGTCTTCGTGGATAAAAACAATTTAACCAAAGTCCCAATTATGAGAAGTGTACATAGATATCTGTTGCTGAAGAGCGAGATCGACGAAATAGCAGCAGTACGAAGCGCTCGCTAG